The following proteins are co-located in the bacterium (Candidatus Blackallbacteria) CG13_big_fil_rev_8_21_14_2_50_49_14 genome:
- a CDS encoding esterase, producing MPSRPLFKQFLALLTLALVACQAVPNTLVSALPGSASRLLISSLPRLQVKGHTLTGTFKTHAQVASRFLKRSRNILVYLPPGYAAEPSRRYPVLYMHDGNNLFDRQTSFGGSEWEVDENMERMIRSGQIEPAIVVGIYNTPDRLDEYTWQAMDLDGEIQGGQGPNYARFIVEELKPLIDKTYRTLPQRENTAVMGSSLGGLISFYLGLHYPQVFSKIGMMSPSIWWKDRVLLQEVPKLSKKLKIWLDMGTREGQAPEIMLQDARDLAQALEKNGFEHFRNLAFHIEPNAGHNEQAWAARISHPLSFFYGSPASASLSTRTSR from the coding sequence ATGCCTTCTCGCCCCCTATTTAAACAATTCCTTGCCCTGCTTACGCTGGCACTCGTGGCCTGCCAGGCAGTGCCAAACACGCTGGTCAGTGCGCTGCCTGGTTCCGCTTCCCGCTTGCTTATTAGCAGTCTGCCCCGCCTGCAAGTCAAGGGCCACACGCTCACAGGCACGTTTAAAACGCATGCTCAGGTTGCTTCACGTTTTTTAAAGCGCTCACGGAATATTCTCGTTTATCTTCCCCCCGGTTATGCGGCAGAACCTTCACGCCGCTACCCTGTTCTGTATATGCATGATGGCAACAATCTCTTTGACCGTCAGACCTCTTTTGGGGGCAGCGAATGGGAAGTCGATGAAAACATGGAGCGCATGATCCGCTCAGGCCAAATTGAACCGGCCATTGTCGTTGGCATTTACAATACGCCCGATCGCCTCGATGAGTATACCTGGCAGGCCATGGATCTGGATGGAGAAATCCAGGGCGGACAGGGCCCCAATTACGCAAGATTTATCGTCGAAGAACTCAAACCCCTGATCGATAAAACCTACCGCACCCTCCCACAACGCGAAAATACAGCCGTAATGGGTTCCTCCTTGGGGGGCCTGATTTCCTTTTACCTGGGGCTGCACTATCCCCAGGTTTTTTCTAAAATTGGCATGATGTCCCCTTCGATTTGGTGGAAAGATCGCGTCCTTTTGCAAGAGGTTCCCAAACTTTCAAAAAAGCTTAAAATCTGGCTGGATATGGGCACCCGTGAAGGTCAAGCGCCTGAAATTATGCTTCAGGATGCCCGTGATCTCGCTCAAGCCCTTGAAAAAAATGGCTTTGAGCATTTTCGCAACCTGGCCTTTCATATTGAACCCAATGCAGGACACAATGAACAGGCTTGGGCAGCACGGATTTCACACCCTTTAAGTTTTTTTTATGGCTCACCCGCCTCAGCTTCGCTTTCGACCCGCACTTCACGCTAA
- a CDS encoding DUF58 domain-containing protein encodes MSQVLPDAWKRIHHLEIKARHLVDHVLSGQYMSVFKGVGLEFDEVRPYQEGDDERQIDWNVTARTGHLHIKRFVEEREQSLFLVVDTSSSLFFGSQRHLKTDLMLEFCALMAFSAMRNNDRVGLLSFDEELKTFLPPKKGKKHALRILRELMVEPERRERKSDLSAALKFVNHILHRRGIVFILSDFIETGSLYPLKVLSQRHDCVAVMLQDPLDLALPKTGLVALRDPETQNQRIFDLGSSRVRLAYQEKMQAHFSGLRQEFRQMKIDQIVLPTESESLVTALLKFYRFHHH; translated from the coding sequence ATGAGTCAGGTTCTACCCGATGCCTGGAAAAGAATTCATCATCTTGAAATCAAAGCCCGCCACTTGGTCGACCATGTTTTAAGCGGTCAATATATGAGTGTGTTTAAAGGGGTGGGATTGGAATTTGACGAAGTGCGACCGTATCAGGAAGGCGACGATGAACGCCAGATTGACTGGAACGTGACAGCCCGAACTGGGCATTTACATATCAAACGCTTTGTTGAGGAACGGGAACAGTCCCTGTTTTTAGTTGTGGATACCAGCTCTTCGCTGTTTTTTGGTTCGCAACGCCATCTCAAAACAGATTTGATGCTGGAATTTTGTGCTCTGATGGCGTTCAGTGCCATGCGCAATAACGACCGTGTCGGTCTGCTGAGCTTTGACGAAGAGCTCAAAACTTTCTTACCCCCCAAAAAAGGCAAAAAACACGCCTTGCGCATTCTCAGAGAACTCATGGTTGAACCCGAACGCAGGGAGCGAAAAAGTGATCTTTCCGCCGCCCTCAAATTCGTCAATCATATTCTGCACCGCCGAGGCATTGTCTTTATCCTGTCTGACTTTATCGAAACGGGTTCACTTTACCCGCTTAAAGTGCTCAGTCAACGCCATGACTGCGTGGCCGTCATGCTGCAGGACCCTCTCGATCTGGCTTTGCCCAAAACAGGTCTGGTGGCTCTGCGAGACCCCGAAACCCAGAATCAGAGGATCTTTGATTTGGGCTCTTCGCGGGTCAGACTGGCCTATCAAGAAAAAATGCAAGCACATTTTTCAGGTCTGCGCCAGGAATTTCGCCAAATGAAAATAGACCAGATTGTCTTGCCCACTGAGAGTGAATCGCTGGTGACCGCTTTGTTGAAGTTTTACCGCTTTCATCACCATTAA
- a CDS encoding ABC transporter ATP-binding protein — protein sequence MNTIQAQAIRLENVSMVYQEGPERHQVLKQANASFPAGKMSLLLGPSGSGKSTILNLISGLDTPEQGKIWFGETCLSALSEQERTLFRRKHIGLIFQFFNLIPTLSVLENILLPARLNGMHQKKKALELLDSVGLKDRQNSFPDKLSGGEQQRVALVRALIHDPELILADEPTGNLDHANGYEMMRLLLELSQSQQKTLLVVTHNSEMRHLSDSVFHLEAGQLKQEALNT from the coding sequence ATGAATACAATTCAAGCCCAAGCAATCCGCTTAGAAAATGTTTCGATGGTTTACCAGGAAGGCCCAGAGCGACATCAAGTTCTCAAGCAGGCCAACGCCAGCTTTCCTGCTGGAAAAATGAGTCTTTTATTGGGGCCCAGTGGCTCAGGGAAAAGTACAATTCTCAATCTCATCAGCGGTCTCGATACCCCTGAGCAGGGAAAAATCTGGTTTGGTGAAACCTGTCTGAGCGCTCTTTCCGAACAGGAGCGCACCTTGTTTCGCCGCAAACACATCGGTTTGATTTTTCAATTCTTCAATTTGATCCCCACTTTAAGTGTGCTTGAAAATATCCTTTTACCCGCCCGGCTGAATGGTATGCACCAGAAAAAAAAAGCACTCGAACTGCTCGATAGCGTAGGTCTGAAAGACCGTCAAAACAGTTTTCCAGATAAACTTTCGGGGGGCGAACAACAACGTGTCGCGCTGGTCAGAGCCCTGATCCACGATCCTGAACTGATTTTGGCAGATGAACCCACGGGCAATCTGGATCATGCCAATGGTTATGAAATGATGCGACTCTTGTTAGAACTCAGCCAATCCCAGCAAAAAACGCTCTTGGTGGTCACCCACAATTCAGAAATGCGTCACCTCAGTGATTCTGTCTTTCATCTCGAAGCAGGCCAACTCAAACAGGAGGCTCTCAACACATGA
- a CDS encoding hybrid sensor histidine kinase/response regulator, producing the protein MDTQKDLQFEPLADILLVDDTPANLKVLSEILKSSHYGVRAVPSGKMALKAVSLSAPDLILMDINMPDMNGYELCRKLKSSPDFGQIPVIFISALDDVEDKVNAFREGGVDFISKPFQIEEVLMRVKTHLTIRRLQTELEQKNQALETQVQQLQNLEHLRDILTSMIVHDLRIPLTGLSSNLELISDFTKQLPQPVKRFLRLARTSTQNLLGNINQLLELNRLEAGKKILDYSRFELRALLLEVLGSFEFQIQEQIVSVDYPSEPLWIEADQNLIQRVLLNLLGNAFRYTPFQGLISVNWKKTEDAFWLEVIDQGPGISEQYHQKIFEKFGQAEIKQNAKEMSSGLGLAFCKLAIEAHGGKIGVKSQAGQGCSLWFEIPAAAF; encoded by the coding sequence ATGGATACACAGAAAGATCTCCAGTTTGAACCCCTTGCAGATATTTTATTGGTTGATGACACGCCCGCGAATTTGAAGGTTTTATCAGAAATTCTTAAATCATCTCATTATGGGGTGAGGGCTGTTCCCAGTGGAAAAATGGCTCTAAAAGCCGTTTCACTTTCCGCTCCGGATCTGATTTTAATGGATATCAATATGCCAGATATGAATGGCTATGAACTTTGTCGCAAACTGAAGTCCAGCCCAGATTTTGGGCAAATCCCCGTTATTTTTATCAGTGCTTTGGACGATGTTGAGGACAAGGTCAACGCTTTTCGTGAAGGGGGCGTTGATTTTATTTCAAAACCTTTTCAAATCGAAGAGGTTTTGATGCGTGTGAAAACGCATTTGACGATTCGTCGGCTGCAAACTGAATTGGAGCAAAAAAATCAGGCTTTAGAAACCCAGGTGCAACAGCTTCAGAATTTAGAGCATTTGCGAGATATTCTGACCAGTATGATTGTGCATGATTTGCGAATCCCTTTAACAGGTCTTTCGAGCAATTTAGAACTGATTTCAGATTTTACGAAGCAATTGCCGCAACCTGTTAAACGCTTTTTGCGTCTGGCAAGAACCAGTACTCAGAATCTTTTGGGCAATATCAATCAGCTCTTGGAATTGAATCGCCTTGAGGCAGGTAAAAAAATTCTTGACTATTCACGTTTTGAACTGCGTGCCTTGTTGCTGGAGGTGCTTGGCAGTTTTGAATTTCAAATTCAAGAGCAGATTGTCAGCGTCGATTATCCAAGCGAACCCTTGTGGATTGAGGCCGATCAGAATTTGATCCAGAGAGTTTTGCTCAACCTGTTGGGCAATGCGTTTCGCTATACGCCTTTTCAGGGCCTGATTTCAGTGAACTGGAAAAAAACAGAGGACGCGTTTTGGCTTGAAGTAATTGATCAGGGGCCGGGTATTTCTGAGCAATACCATCAAAAAATATTTGAAAAATTCGGACAGGCTGAAATCAAGCAGAACGCAAAAGAAATGTCCTCTGGTTTGGGATTGGCTTTTTGTAAATTGGCGATTGAAGCCCATGGCGGTAAAATTGGCGTGAAAAGCCAAGCCGGACAGGGCTGCTCTCTTTGGTTTGAAATTCCCGCTGCAGCTTTTTAG